The stretch of DNA AGATGAAAAAAAATCCCTTATCGACATATGACAAGGGATTTTAGAATCAAACTGGGTATACAGGATGCTTTCGGTCACTAAAGTTTAATTCTTTTGATTGATAGTATTCAAAGCGCTGAATAAGCACCTCTCTTAATTCAGATGGAGCAACAATTTCATCTACAATTAACTCTGAAGCCAGCTTGTAAATATCAATATGTTCTTTATATTCCTTATGTTTTTCTTGAACGAACTTTATTTTTTCCTTCGGATCTTCAATGTCATTTATTTTATTAGAATATACTGCATTTACCGCTGCTTCTGGACCCATTACTGCAATTTGAGCCGTAGGAAGAGCAATACAGCAATCTGGTTCAAAGGCAGGCCCAGCCATTGCATAAAGCCCTGCTCCGTAAGCTTTTCTAACAATAACAGAGATCTTTGGCACTGTGGCAGAGCTCATGGCCGCGATTAATTTGGCTCCATGACGAATAATCCCAGCTCGTTCAACTTTAGTACCAATCATAAATCCTGGAACATCTGCTAAAAACAATAATGGAATATGGAAGGCATCACAAAGCTGTATAAATTTAGCCGCCTTATCAGCAGAATCGACAAATAAAACGCCTCCCTTTACTTTCGGTTGGTTTGCTATAATTCCAACAGCTCTTCCATCCATTCTAGCTAATCCGGTGATTAGCTCTGGTGCAAATAATTTCTTCACTTCATAGAAACTATCTTGATCAATGAGTCTATCAATACATTCATACATATCAAAAGGTGCATTTTGATTTTCAGGGATAATCGCTTCTAATTCTCTACCTTCTTTTGGTGCGATTCCATTTGCCCTCTTCGTTTTTTCTTTAAAGCTGGCTGGAAAATAACTAATGTATCTTTTAGCTGATTCAATAGCTTCTTCCTCACTATAGGCGAGAACATCTCCACAACCGCTTACTGAACAGTGCATACGTGCCCCGCCCATTTCCTCCAGCGTTACCTTTTCGCCTATAACCTTTTCAGCCATACGAGGGGATCCTAAATACATGGATGCATTTTGGTCAACCATGATAACAATATCACAGAAAGCTGGGATATACGCTCCTCCAGCAGCGGAAGGCCCAAACAAAATACATACCTGCGGAATCATACCGGAAAGCTTGACCTGATTATAAAATATTTTCCCTGCCCCTCTACGGTTTGGGAACATCTCTAACTGATCAGTAATCCTTGCTCCCGCAGAGTCCACAAGATAAAATAACGGCACCCTCAATTTTTCCGCTACTTCTTGAATACGAATAATTTTTTCAACTGTTCTTGCTCCCCAAGAACCTGCTTTAATGGTAGAATCATTAGCCATGACGCACACAGTTTGACCATTGATTTTACCAATCGCTGTGACTACACCGTCAGCTGGAAGATCTGCTGCTTTAAAATTAGCAAATTTCCCGTCTTCCTCATATTTGCCATCATCAAATAATAGGGCAAGTCTATCACGAACAAACATCTTATTCTGTGATTTCAGCTTTTCATGATATTTAGGGTGTCCGCCAGCCTCGATTTGTTTTCTATTTGCATTTAATTGATCATTTAACATGTTAGTGGTCGTCATTCTGCTCCCCCTCTCCTGTTATTCTAATACCATAAGAACATCGCCTTCATTTACGAAGTCACCTATAGTAACCTTTACATTTAACACAGTACCCTCCGTACTGCTCTCGATTGGAATCTCCATTTTCATAGACTCAAGCATTAATACTTCTTGGCCAACATTTACCTGGTCTCCATTTGCTACAAAAATATTTAATACCGTACCTGCCATTGTTGCTGTAATTTCTTTCATGTTTCTCTCTCCTTATTTCACTAAATTTTTTGTAAGAAAACTCGTAGTGTACAACCCTTTTTGGAAATCAGTATCCGCTAGAATGGATAAAAACAGGGGCACATTTGTTTTAATCCCTTCAATCACCACATCCTTAAAGAACCCTTCCGCAGTCGATAATACCTCATCTCTTGTCTGTCCATAAACAATACATTTTGCAATCATTGGATCATAGAACGGTGTTACCGTTCCCCCCTCCACATAGCCAGAATCAATTCTGACTCCTTTTGTCTCATTCATTTTAAGAGAAGTAATTTTTCCTGGTGACGGTAAAAAAC from Bacillus sp. SLBN-46 encodes:
- a CDS encoding acyl-CoA carboxylase subunit beta; the protein is MTTTNMLNDQLNANRKQIEAGGHPKYHEKLKSQNKMFVRDRLALLFDDGKYEEDGKFANFKAADLPADGVVTAIGKINGQTVCVMANDSTIKAGSWGARTVEKIIRIQEVAEKLRVPLFYLVDSAGARITDQLEMFPNRRGAGKIFYNQVKLSGMIPQVCILFGPSAAGGAYIPAFCDIVIMVDQNASMYLGSPRMAEKVIGEKVTLEEMGGARMHCSVSGCGDVLAYSEEEAIESAKRYISYFPASFKEKTKRANGIAPKEGRELEAIIPENQNAPFDMYECIDRLIDQDSFYEVKKLFAPELITGLARMDGRAVGIIANQPKVKGGVLFVDSADKAAKFIQLCDAFHIPLLFLADVPGFMIGTKVERAGIIRHGAKLIAAMSSATVPKISVIVRKAYGAGLYAMAGPAFEPDCCIALPTAQIAVMGPEAAVNAVYSNKINDIEDPKEKIKFVQEKHKEYKEHIDIYKLASELIVDEIVAPSELREVLIQRFEYYQSKELNFSDRKHPVYPV
- a CDS encoding acetyl-CoA carboxylase biotin carboxyl carrier protein subunit; protein product: MKEITATMAGTVLNIFVANGDQVNVGQEVLMLESMKMEIPIESSTEGTVLNVKVTIGDFVNEGDVLMVLE